ACACCAGTCGGGTGAGCGGCAGGGTGATCAGGAGGTAGAGGATCGAGGCCTGGATCAGGCTCGTCGCGGTCCCGGCCGTGGCGCTGGACGCCATGAAGTCGCGCGCGATTGTGGTGAGCTCGCGCTGGCTGGCAGCGAAGCCGATGACGAAGAGCAGCGCGGTGTCCTTGATGAGGAGCACGAACTCGTTGGTGAGCGGCGGGATCACGATCCGGAACGCCTGCGGCAGGACCACCGTGGCCGTGGTGCGCCCGGCGCTCATGCCGAGCGAGCGAGCGGCCTCGGTCTGGCCCTTCGGCACGGCCTGGATGCCGGCGCGGATGGTCTCGGCCATGTAGGCGGCGGCGACCAGGATCAGGCCGACCACGCCGGCACCGACGGTGCCGCCGGGCGGGGTCCACCCGTTGAACGCGATCGGGATGCCGAACGCCATCACCAGGACGACGAGCAGCACCGGCAGGCCGCGGAAGAACTCGATGTAGGCGGTGGCGAGCCAGCGGTAGGCCGCCACGGGGGACAGCCGCATGAGCGCGAGCACGACCCCGATCACCAGGCCCGCCGCGAAGGCGACGGCCGTGTAGATCAGGGAGTTCTTGACGCCGATCGTGATGAGGTCGGGCCAGGTGCCCCAGTCGCCCTTGAACGGGTTGCCGATGCCGGCCGGGGCGAAGAAGTTGGCGCGGATGGTCGCCCAGTCGGCACTGAACCCCACCAGGAGGAGCACTCCCAGCAGGACGGCGTAGAGGACCGCCCTGCTGAGGATGCGCTTCGTCGAACGCTTCAGAGCCACGTGCCGATCACTCGGTGGCGAAGTAGGTGTTGTAGATCTCGTCGTAGGTGCCGTCGTCGCGCATCTCACCGAGCTGCTCGTTGACCGCGTCCACGAGGGCGGTGTTGCCCTTCTTCATGGCGAGGCCGTAGGACTCCTCGGTCGAGTAGGTCTCGACGACCTTGAAGCCGCCCGACTCCTGGTGGTTGATGTTGACCGGGAGGTCCTGCAGCAGCGCCTCGACCTGGCCGGCCTTGATCGCCTGGAACATCTCGGCGTCGCTGGGGAACGACACGATCTCCGCGCCGCTCGCGTTCTCCTCGGCGTAGGCCTTGCCGGTGGTGCCCTGCTGGACGCCGATCTTCACGCCGTCGAGGTCGTCGATCGAGGCGATGTCGGAGTCGTCGGCGACGAGGAGGGACTGCTGGGAGTCGTAGTAGCCGTCGGAGAAGTCGAGGGCGGCCTTGCGCTCGTCGGTGATGGTCATCGCGCTGGCGGCGAGGTCGCACTGGGCCGCGTTGAGCGCCTGACCGCTCTGGAGGGCGTCGAAGGAGGAGTCCTTGACCGCGAGCTCGAGGTCGAGGCCGTCGGCGATCTCCTGCACGATGTCGATGTCGAAGCCCTTGAAGCCGGAGTCGGACGTGTCGTCGAAGTCCTCGAACGGCGGGTAGGGCACGTCGGAGCAGACCGTGAGGGTGCCCGAGGACACCGTGTCGAGGCTGCTCTCGCTGCTGGTGTCGTTGCCGGCGTCGGTGGAGTCGTCGCCGGCGTCGTCGCCGCACGCGCTGAGCGTGAGGGCCAGGGCCAGAGCGGGGACCAGGGTCAGGGATCGGTGAAGGGTGCGAGTGCGCATGCGGCGGAGCCTAGACCACAAGGACCGGACCGGAAGATGGCTTTGGCAGGTGCGTCGGCAACGATCCGATGACGCTTGTCCGCAGACCCTTGTGGGGGCCCTCCTGACAGAGCCCTCGCGACGGCGTAGGGTCTGCGGCACTGCCCGAGCCGGATGCGGCAGGGCACGGGGGAAGCGGTCACATCGAGCTGATCCTTGGGAGTCGACATGAGCAGGACTGCGGTGGTCGTGCGAGCGGCCGATCCCTCCGACGCACCGTCGCTGCGCGAGCTGTGGTGCGACATCCTCCGCAAGGGCCGTCCCGACGAGCAGCTCGCCGACGTGACGAGCATCGTCTCGACGGCCTGCGCGAGCGACGAACGGTGTGTCGTCGTCGCGGAGATCGACGGCGAGGTGGCCGGGGCCGTCTACCTCGAGGCCGCCACCTTCACCCCGCTCAACCTCGAGCCGGCCGTGCTGGCGGTCTCGCCGCACGTGTTCGCGCAGTTCCGGCGCAGGGGAGTGGGCAGCGCACTCATGGAGGCGGCCTGTCGCTTCGCCGAGGAGCACGGCATCAGCCACGTGCAGACGGCCGCCGCCGCCGAGGCGCGAGACGCCAACCGCTTCATGGCCCGCCTCTCGCTCGCGCCGCAGGCCACGCTCCGCGCGGCCACCACCGGCGCCCTGCGCGCGCGGCTGCCGCAGGGGCGCCAGGCGAGCCCGGCCGCGTCGAGCCGCCAGCGCATCGACCGGGTGCTGGCCGCTCGCCGGGTGCGCCGCGAGCGCGTCCCCGGCTGAGCCCGACGGCCCGCTCAGCCCTGGGGGGCGTCGAGCAGCGCGCAGGTGATGCGCGAGGTGCACACCCGGCGGCCCTGCTCGTCGGTGATCACGACCTCGTAGCTCGTCGACGACCGGCCGAGGTGGATCGGGGTCGCGACGCCGGTGACCAGGCCCTCGGTGGCGGAGCGGTGGTGCGTGGCGTTGATGTCGACGCCGACGGCGATCTTGGCCGGGTAGGCGTGGATGGCCGACCCGATCGAGCCCAGCGTCTCGGCCAGCACGACCGACGCGCCCCCGTGGAGGAGGCCGAACGGCTGGGTGTTGCCCTCCACGGGCATGGTGGCCACGACCCGCTCGGCGGAGACCTCGACCAGCTGCACCCCCATCTTGTCGTTGAGCCGCCCGTTGCCCTGGGGGAGGAACGCGATGAGCTCGTCGATGCTGAGGTCGGCCAGGGACTCGGGGGGCGTGGGGGATGTCTCGCTCATGGCGCCATTGTGGCCGAGCCGCGGGCCCGTGCGGTGCCGGGGCTCGGGGCCCCCTGTCGTCGGCGGCGGCTAGAGTCGGCGGGTGCCCGAGACGAGCGAGACGACCCGCCCCCGCCTCCTCCTGCTGGACGGCCACTCCCTGGCCTACCGCGCGTTCTTCGCCCTCCCGGTGGAGAACTTCGCGACCGCGTCCGGACAGCACACCAACGCGGTCTACGGGTTCACCTCGATGCTGGTCAACGTGCTCCGCGACGAGCGGCCGACCCACGTCGCCGTGGCGTTCGACAAGTCGCGCCAGACCTTCCGGCTCGAGGAGTACAGCGACTACAAGGCCAAGCGCAACAAGACCCCCGACGAGTTCGGCAGCCAGCTGCCGTTGATCCGCCGGGTGCTCGACGCGCTGCGCATCCAGCACCTGTCGATGGACGGCTACGAGGCCGACGACATCATCGCCACGCTCGCCACGCAGGGCCTCGCCGAGGGCATGGAGGTGCTGATCATGACCGGCGACCGCGACTCCATCCAGCTCGTCACCGACGACTCGACCGTGCTCTACACGATGCGAGGGGTCAGCGAGCTGGCCCGGCTGACGCCGGCAGCGGTGCAGGAGAAGTACGGCGTCCCGCCCGAGCGCTACCCCGAGCTGGCGGCGATCGTCGGCGAGACCTCCGACAACCTGCCCGGCGTGCCGGGAGTCGGCCAGGGCTACGCCGCCAAGTGGATCAACCAGTTCGACGGCCTCGACAACGTGATCGCCCGCGCCGACGAGATCACCGGCAAGAAGGGCGAGTCGTTGCGCGCCCACCTCGGCGACGTCATCCGCAACCGCCGCCTCAACGCCCTGGTCCGCGACCTCACCCTGCCCGTACGCCCCGACGGGCTGGTCCGGCAGCCGTGGGACCGCACCGCCGGCCTCGAGCTGCTCGACGAGCTCGAGTTCCGCGGGGAGCTGCGCGCCCGGCTGCTCGACACCATCGACCCCGCCCCCGACGACGCCGTCGAGGCCGAGTCGGGCTTCGAGCTCGACGGCCGTCGTCTCGGCACGGGCGAGGCGGCCGCGTGGCTCGCCGAGCACGCCCCCGAGGGCACCCGGGTCGGGCTGTCCGTCCAGGGCAGCTGGCGCGCCGGCACCGGCGACGTGGTCTCCCTCGCCGTGGCGACGCGCGAGGGCCAGGCGGCTTGGATCGACGTGACCGACATCGACACCGACGACGACGCCGCTGTCGCAGCCTGGCTCGCCGACCCCTCGCGCCCCAAGGCCGTCCACGATGCGAAGGGCCCGAGCCTCGCGCTGGCCGCCCGGGGCTGGGAGCTCGCCGGCCTCGAGGTCGACACCGCCCTCGCGGCCTACCTCGTCCAGCCCGACCAGCGCTCCTACGACCTCGCCGACCTCACCCTGCGCTACCTCAAGCGCGAGCTGCGCCAGGACACCGTCGACGCCGACCAGCTGAGCTTCGACGCGATGGACGACACGACGGCCAGCGACACGGCCATGCTGACCGCCCGGGCCGTCCTCGACCTCGCCGACGCGCTCGACGACGCGGTCGAGGAGCACGGCGGCACCCGCCTGCTGCACGAGGTCGAGCTGCCGCTGATCGGCACGCTCGCGCGGATGGAGCAGGTGGGCATCGCCGTCGACGTCGACTACCTCGAGGGACTCGAGTCGGAGTTCGGCGACCAGGTGCGCGCCGCGGCCCAGGACGCCTACGACGTGATCGGCA
The sequence above is drawn from the Nocardioides sp. zg-1228 genome and encodes:
- a CDS encoding hotdog fold thioesterase translates to MSETSPTPPESLADLSIDELIAFLPQGNGRLNDKMGVQLVEVSAERVVATMPVEGNTQPFGLLHGGASVVLAETLGSIGSAIHAYPAKIAVGVDINATHHRSATEGLVTGVATPIHLGRSSTSYEVVITDEQGRRVCTSRITCALLDAPQG
- a CDS encoding GNAT family N-acetyltransferase, with the translated sequence MSRTAVVVRAADPSDAPSLRELWCDILRKGRPDEQLADVTSIVSTACASDERCVVVAEIDGEVAGAVYLEAATFTPLNLEPAVLAVSPHVFAQFRRRGVGSALMEAACRFAEEHGISHVQTAAAAEARDANRFMARLSLAPQATLRAATTGALRARLPQGRQASPAASSRQRIDRVLAARRVRRERVPG
- the polA gene encoding DNA polymerase I, which encodes MPETSETTRPRLLLLDGHSLAYRAFFALPVENFATASGQHTNAVYGFTSMLVNVLRDERPTHVAVAFDKSRQTFRLEEYSDYKAKRNKTPDEFGSQLPLIRRVLDALRIQHLSMDGYEADDIIATLATQGLAEGMEVLIMTGDRDSIQLVTDDSTVLYTMRGVSELARLTPAAVQEKYGVPPERYPELAAIVGETSDNLPGVPGVGQGYAAKWINQFDGLDNVIARADEITGKKGESLRAHLGDVIRNRRLNALVRDLTLPVRPDGLVRQPWDRTAGLELLDELEFRGELRARLLDTIDPAPDDAVEAESGFELDGRRLGTGEAAAWLAEHAPEGTRVGLSVQGSWRAGTGDVVSLAVATREGQAAWIDVTDIDTDDDAAVAAWLADPSRPKAVHDAKGPSLALAARGWELAGLEVDTALAAYLVQPDQRSYDLADLTLRYLKRELRQDTVDADQLSFDAMDDTTASDTAMLTARAVLDLADALDDAVEEHGGTRLLHEVELPLIGTLARMEQVGIAVDVDYLEGLESEFGDQVRAAAQDAYDVIGKEINLGSPKQLQVVLFDELDMPKTKRTKTGYTTDADALQQLFEKTEHPFLQHLLRHRDVIRLRQTVEGLLKSVAPDGRIHTTYNQIIAATGRLSSTDPNLQNIPIRTEAGRRIREGFVVGKDGEALLTADYSQVEMRIMAHLSEDALLIEAFRSGQDFHSITAARVFGVAAEDVTVEQRAKIKAMNYGLAYGLSAFGLSQQLRISTSEAKALMDEYFETFGGVRDYLTGVVDEARRSGFTETIMGRRRYLPDLTSDNRQRRETAERMALNAPIQGSAADLVKVAMLGVERALAEHGLRSRMLLQVHDELVLEVAPGEGDALAEVVRAEMGGAADLAVPLDVSIGTGRSWHDAAH
- a CDS encoding ABC transporter substrate-binding protein, with translation MRTRTLHRSLTLVPALALALTLSACGDDAGDDSTDAGNDTSSESSLDTVSSGTLTVCSDVPYPPFEDFDDTSDSGFKGFDIDIVQEIADGLDLELAVKDSSFDALQSGQALNAAQCDLAASAMTITDERKAALDFSDGYYDSQQSLLVADDSDIASIDDLDGVKIGVQQGTTGKAYAEENASGAEIVSFPSDAEMFQAIKAGQVEALLQDLPVNINHQESGGFKVVETYSTEESYGLAMKKGNTALVDAVNEQLGEMRDDGTYDEIYNTYFATE
- a CDS encoding amino acid ABC transporter permease, coding for MALKRSTKRILSRAVLYAVLLGVLLLVGFSADWATIRANFFAPAGIGNPFKGDWGTWPDLITIGVKNSLIYTAVAFAAGLVIGVVLALMRLSPVAAYRWLATAYIEFFRGLPVLLVVLVMAFGIPIAFNGWTPPGGTVGAGVVGLILVAAAYMAETIRAGIQAVPKGQTEAARSLGMSAGRTTATVVLPQAFRIVIPPLTNEFVLLIKDTALLFVIGFAASQRELTTIARDFMASSATAGTATSLIQASILYLLITLPLTRLVSWLERKQQKAR